One genomic segment of Brassica napus cultivar Da-Ae chromosome A3, Da-Ae, whole genome shotgun sequence includes these proteins:
- the LOC106430018 gene encoding probable disease resistance protein RPP1, which produces MDSSFLLTTLAAAIGLLTVLRKLRFHQEDNREKDPSSSSTSSSLSPSTVHLPSSSHIWTHDVFPSFRGEDVRRDFFSHIQREFERKGITPFIDNEIKRGESIGPELIRAIRGSKIAIILLSRNYASSKWCLDELVEIMKCREEFGQTVMAIFHKVDPSDVKKLTGDFGKFFKKTCAGKAKDCIERWRQALAKVATIAGYHSSNWDNEADMIKKIATDTSNMLNNFTPSNDFDGLVGMGAHWENLKSILCLGSDEVRMIGIWGPPGIGKTTIARVAFNQLSNSFQLSVFMDDLKANSSRLCSDDYSVKLQLQQQFMSQITDHKDMVVSHFGVVSNRLRDKKVLVVLDGVNRSVQLDAMAKETWWFGPGSRIIITTQDQKLFRAHGINHIYEVNLPTNDEALQIFCTYCFGQNFPKYGFEELAREVTSLSGELPLGLRVMGSYLRGMSKEDWTNSLPRLRDSLDTDIQSILKFSYDALDDEDKDLFLHIACFFSSEQIHKMEEHLAKRFLYVRQRLKVLAEKSLISIDSGRIRMHSLLEKLGREIVCKQSIHEPGQRQFLYDKRDICEVLTGGATGSKSVIGIKFEYYRIREEIDISEKAFEGMSNLQFLKVCGFTDALQITGGLNYLSHKLRLLEWRHFPMTCLPCTVNLEFLVELVMPYSKLEKLWEGCKPLRCLKWMDLGYSVNLKELPDLSTATNLEKLYLYDCSSLVKLPSMSGNSLEKLNIGGCSSLVEFPSFIGNAVNLQELDLSSFPNLLELPSYVGNATNLEYLDLRNCLNMVELPLSLGNLKKLKRLRLKGCSKLEVLPTNINLEYLNELDIAGCSSLDLGDFSTIGNLRELNISSLPQLLEVPSFIGNATNLENLVLSSCSKLVELPLFIGNLQKLRWLRLEGCIRLEVLPTNINLESLLELNLSDCSMLKSFPQISTNLEKLNLRGTAIEQVPPSIRSWPHLKELHMSYFENLKEFPHALERITSLSLTDTEIQEVPPLVKQISRLNRFFLSGCRKLVRLPPISESTHSIYANDCDSLEILECSFSDQIRRLTFANCFKLNQEARDLIIQASSEHAVLPGGQVPEYFTHRATGGGPLTIKLNQNPLPESMTFKACILLLNKGDHEACSKEKSRGVDVVNNNIIFGLYPALAEHLYTFRINLEVTSRKLLFEFKLMSDDDDWKIGECGIVQQ; this is translated from the exons ATGGATTCTTCTTTTTTGCTCACCACTCTTGCTGCTGCAATAGGGCTCTTAACAGTTCTGAGAAAACTTAGATTCCATCAAGAAGATAACAGAGAAAAggatccttcttcttcatcaacttcatcttctttgtCTCCTTCAACGGTTCATTtaccttcttcttctcacatCTGGACGCATGATGTCTTTCCTAGCTTCCGTGGGGAAGATGTACGCAGAGACTTCTTCAGTCACATTCAGAGGGAGTTTGAAAGAAAAGGAATCACTCCGTTCATAGATAATGAAATCAAAAGAGGAGAATCTATCGGTCCAGAGCTGATCAGGGCCATCAGAGGATCAAAGATTGCAATTATCTTGCTCTCTAGAAACTATGCCTCCTCAAAATGGTGTCTTGATGAACTGGTGGAGATTATGAAGTGCAGAGAAGAGTTTGGTCAGACTGTAATGGCTATTTTCCACAAAGTGGATCCTTCTGATGTGAAAAAGCTAACCGGAGATTTTGggaaattttttaagaaaacttgTGCTGGTAAAGCAAAGGATTGCATTGAGAGATGGAGACAAGCTTTAGCCAAAGTGGCTACCATCGCTGGCTATCATTCAAGCAACTG GGATAATGAAGCCGACATGATCAAGAAAATCGCCACTGATACTTCGAACATGCTGAATAATTTCACACCATCAAATGATTTCGATGGTTTAGTTGGGATGGGAGCTCATTGGGAAAATTTGAAATCAATCTTATGCCTAGGCTCAGATGAGGTGAGGATGATTGGGATTTGGGGTCCTCCTGGGATTGGGAAGACCACAATCGCTAGAGTCGCATTCAACCAACTCTCCAACAGTTTTCAACTGAGTGTCTTTATGGATGATCTCAAAGCAAACTCTTCAAGACTGTGTTCCGATGACTACAGCGTAAAGTTGCAATTACAGCAACAGTTTATGTCTCAAATAACCGATCATAAGGATATGGTTGTATCTCATTTCGGTGTTGTGTCAAATAGGTTGAGGGACAAGAAAGTTCTTGTTGTTCTTGATGGCGTGAACCGGTCAGTACAACTAGATGCGATGGCGAAAGAGACTTGGTGGTTTGGTCCCGGTAGTCGGATTATAATCACAACACAAGATCAGAAACTTTTTAGAGCACATGGGATCAACCATATTTACGAAGTGAATCTTCCAACAAATGATGAGGCTCTCCAAATATTTTGTACGTATTGTTTTGGTCAAAATTTCCCTAAATATGGTTTTGAGGAGCTTGCTCGAGAAGTTACAAGTCTTTCTGGTGAACTCCCATTGGGGCTAAGGGTTATGGGTTCCTACCTTCGGGGAATGTCCAAGGAAGACTGGACAAATTCACTACCAAGATTAAGAGATAGCCTTGACACTGATATTCAAAGCATTTTGAAATTCAGTTATGATGCCTTAGACGATGAAGATAAAGATTTGTTTCTTCATATAGCCTGCTTCTTTAGCTCTGAGCAGATTCACAAAATGGAAGAGCATCTTGCAAAGAGGTTCTTGTATGTGAGGCAAAGACTTAAAGTCTTAGCTGAGAAATCTCTCATATCTATTGACTCAGGACGTATAAGGATGCATAGTTTGCTAGAAAAACTAGGTAGAGAAATTGTTTGTAAACAATCTATTCATGAGCCTGGACAGCGTCAGTTTCTGTacgacaaaagagatatttgtGAAGTACTGACTGGTGGTGCAACA GGTAGTAAAAGTGTCATAGGCATAAAGTTCGAATACTATAGAATCAGGGAAGAAATAGATATAAGTGAGAAAGCATTTGAAGGAATGTCAAATCTCCAATTCTTAAAAGTTTGTGGTTTTACCGATGCACTGCAAATAACTGGAGGTCTGAACTATCTGTCTCATAAACTTCGATTACTAGAGTGGAGACATTTTCCAATGACATGTTTACCTTGCACTGTAAACTTGGAGTTCCTTGTCGAACTAGTCATGCCTTACAGCAAGCTTGAGAAGTTGTGGGAAGGATGTAAA CCGCTTCGGTGTCTAAAGTGGATGGATTTGGGTTATTCTGTAAACTTGAAGGAGCTTCCGGATCTCTCAACTGCCACTAACCTTGAGAAATTGTATCTTTATGATTGCTCGAGTCTAGTCAAACTCCCTTCTATGAGTGGAAATAGTCTGGAGAAACTAAATATCGGTGGATGCTCAAGTCTTGTGGAGTTTCCCTCCTTTATTGGGAATGCCGTTAATCTCCAAGAATTGGATCTGAGTAGTTTCCCAAATCTGTTGGAGCTCCCTTCTTATGTTGGGAATGCCACCAACTTGGAGTACTTGGATCTTCGTAATTGCTTAAATATGGTGGAACTTCCTCTCTCTCTTGGAAACCTTAAGAAGTTGAAAAGGCTGAGATTAAAAGGATGCAGTAAGCTAGAGGTTCTTCCCACCAACATCAACTTGGAATATTTGAATGAACTTGATATCGCTGGATGCTCAAGTCTTGATCTCGGGGATTTCTCCACTATCGGAAATCTCCGAGAATTGAATATCAGTAGTCTACCACAATTGTTGGAGGTCCCTTCCTTTATTGGGAATGCCACTAATCTAGAGAACTTGGTCCTTAGTAGTTGCTCAAAACTGGTGGAACTTCCTCTTTTCATTGGGAACCTTCAGAAGTTGCGGTGGCTGAGATTAGAAGGATGCATTAGGCTAGAGGTCCTTCCCACCAACATCAACTTGGAATCTTTGCTTGAACTTAATCTCAGTGATTGCTCCATGTTGAAAAGTTTTCCCCAGATCTCCACAAACCTTGAAAAGCTCAACCTCAGAGGAACTGCAATAGAACAAGTGCCTCCCTCGATCAGGTCATGGCCTCATCTTAAAGAGTTGCACATGTCATACTTTGAAAACCTCAAGGAATTCCCTCATGCTCTCGAAAGAATTACAAGCCTTTCCTTGACCGACACAGAGATACAAGAGGTTCCTCCATTGGTCAAGCAAATCTCTCGTCTGAATAGATTCTTCCTCAGTGGATGCCGAAAGTTGGTAAGACTCCCGCCGATTTCGGAGTCCACTCATTCTATATATGCAAATGACTGTGACTCCCTGGAGATACTAGAGTGTTCCTTTTCCGATCAAATCCGTAGGCTCACCTTCGCCAACTGCTTCAAACTGAATCAAGAGGCGAGAGACCTCATCATCCAGGCTAGTAGTGAACATGCAGTCTTACCAGGTGGACAAGTGCCTGAGTACTTCACTCACCGAGCTACTGGTGGAGGTCCATTGACTATCAAATTGAATCAAAATCCTCTTCCAGAATCCATGACATTTAAAGCTTGCATCTTGCTGCTTAATAAAGGTGACCATGAAGCTTGCTCTAAAGAGAAATCAAGGGGAGTGGATGttgtaaataataatatcatatttgGATTATATCCGGCTTTAGCGGAGCATCTGTACACATTCCGTATCAACTTAGAAGTCACTTCCAGGAAGCTTCTCTTTGAGTTCAAGTTGATGAGCGATGATGACGATTGGAAGATAGGAGAATGCGGGATAGTCCAACAATAG
- the LOC111198282 gene encoding disease resistance protein TAO1-like: MDSSFFLTTVAAAIGLLTLLRKLRLHQEGNREKDPSSSSPSSTLSPSIVPPPSSSRIWTHDVFPSFRGEDVRRNFLSHIQMEFERKGITPFIDNEIKRGESIGPELIRTIRGSKIAIILLSRNYASSKWCLDELVEIMKCREELGQTVMAVFYEVDPSDVKNLAADFGRVFRKTCAGETKENIGRWRQALAKVATVAGYHSSNWDNEAAMIKKIATDISNILNNFTPSSDFNGLVGMGAHLKKMEPLLCLGSDEVRMIGIWGPPGIGKTTIARVAYNQLSNSFQLSVFMDDIKANSSRLCSDDYSVKLQLQQQFMSQITDHKDMVVSHLGVASNRLKDKKVLVVLDGVDRSIQLDAMAKETWWFGPGSRIIITTQDQKLLRAHGINHIYKVDFPTNDEALQIFCMHSFGQKSPKDGFEELAREVTQLSGELPLGLRVMGSYFRGMSKQEWINVLPRLRTSLYADIRSILKFSYDALDDEDKYLFLHIACFFSYEEIHKVEEYLAKKFVEVRQRLNVLAERSLISIDWGVIKMHSLLEKLGREIVYKQSIHDPGQREFLYDCREICELLTGDATGSKSVIGIKLDYYKIEEELYVSEKAFDGMSNLQFLQVNGYGAPLQLTRGLNYLSHKLRLLHWSHFPMSCFPCNVNLEFLVELIMIGSKLEKLWEGIKPLRSLKWMDLSDSVNLKELPNLSTATNLEKLYLRNCWSLIKLPCLPGKSMEELDIGGCSSLVQFPSFTGNAVNLLKLNLVSFPNLVELPSYVGNATNLENLNLSNCSHLVELPLSFGNLQKLQTLILKGCSKLENFPNNITLEFLNDLDLAGCSTLDLSGFSTIVNVVNLQTLNLSSLPQLLEVPSFVGNATNLEDLILSNCSNLVELPLFIGNLQKLKRLRLEGCSKLEILPTNINLESLFELNLNDCSMLKCFPEISTNIRNLYLIGTAIEQVPPSISSWSHLDELKMSYFENLKEFPHALERITCMCLTDTEIQELPPWVKKISRLSVFVLKGCRKLVTLPAISESIRYMDASDCKSLEILECSFHNPQAWLHLANCFKLNQEARNLIIQNSCRYAVLPGGQVPPHFTHRATGGGPLTIKLNEKPLPKYMIFKACILLVYKVDHDACSEVNSMEVDVIYQNSNKKLYPALAEHLYIFRVEAEVTSSELFFEFKLKRDDVWKIGECGLVRDVEVPSC, from the exons ATGGATTCTTCTTTTTTCCTCACCACTGTTGCTGCTGCAATAGGACTCTTAACTCTTCTGAGAAAACTTCGTTTACATCAAGAAGGAAACAGAGAAAAggatccttcttcttcatcaccctCGTCTACTTTGTCTCCTTCAATAGTTCCTCCACCTTCATCTTCTCGCATCTGGACGCATGATGTCTTTCCAAGCTTCCGTGGGGAAGATGTCCGCAGAAACTTTCTTAGTCACATTCAGATGGAGTTCGAAAGAAAAGGAATCACTCCGTTCATTGATAATGAAATCAAAAGAGGAGAATCTATCGGTCCCGAGCTCATAAGGACGATCAGAGGATCTAAGATCGCAATTATCTTGCTCTCTAGGAACTATGCCTCCTCAAAATGGTGTCTTGATGAATTGGTTGAGATTATGAAGTGCAGAGAAGAGTTGGGTCAAACTGTGATGGCTGTTTTCTATGAAGTGGATCCTTCTGATGTGAAAAATCTAGCAGCAGATTTTGGGAGAGTCTTTAGAAAAACTTGTGCTGGTGAAACGAAGGAAAACATTGGGAGATGGAGACAAGCTTTGGCAAAAGTGGCCACAGTAGCTGGTTATCATTCAAGCAACTg GGATAATGAAGCGGCCATGATCAAGAAAATCGCCACTGATATTTCGAACATTCTGAATAATTTCACACCATCAAGTGATTTCAATGGGTTAGTTGGGATGGGAGCCCATTTGAAAAAGATGGAACCATTGTTATGCCTAGGATCAGATGAAGTGAGGATGATTGGGATTTGGGGTCCTCCTGGGATTGGGAAGACCACAATCGCTAGAGTAGCATATAACCAACTCTCCAACAGTTTTCAACTGAGTGTATTTATGGATGATATCAAAGCAAACTCTTCAAGACTGTGTTCCGATGACTACAGCGTAAAGTTGCAATTACAGCAAcagtttatgtcacaaataaCCGATCATAAGGATATGGTTGTATCTCATTTGGGAGTTGCCTCAAATAGGTTGAAGGACAAGAAAGTTCTTGTTGTTCTTGATGGCGTGGACCGGTCAATACAACTAGATGCGATGGCGAAAGAGACTTGGTGGTTTGGTCCCGGAAGTCGGATTATAATCACAACACAAGATCAGAAACTTCTTAGAGCACATGGAATTAACCATATTTACAAAGTGGATTTTCCAACAAATGATGAGGCTCTTCAAATCTTTTGTATGCATTCTTTTGGTCAAAAGTCCCCTAAAGATGGTTTTGAGGAGCTTGCTCGGGAAGTTACACAACTTTCTGGTGAACTCCCTTTGGGGCTAAGGGTTATGGGTTCCTACTTCCGGGGAATGTCTAAGCAAGAGTGGATAAATGTGCTACCAAGATTAAGGACTAGTCTTTATGCTGATATTCGAAGCATTTTGAAGTTCAGCTATGATGCTTTAGATGATGaagataaatatttatttcttcatATAGCCTGCTTCTTCAGCTATGAAGAGATTCACAAAGTGGAAGAGTATCTTGCAAAAAAGTTCGTGGAAGTGAGGCAAAGACTTAACGTCTTAGCTGAGAGATCTCTCATATCTATCGACTGGGGAGTTATAAAGATGCATAGTTTGCTCGAAAAACTAGGTAGAGAAATTGTTTATAAACAATCTATTCATGATCCTGGACAGCGCGAGTTTCTATACGACtgtagagagatttgtgaattGCTGACTGGTGACGCAACA GGTAGTAAAAGTGTCATAGGGATAAAGCTGGACTACTACAAAATAGAGGAAGAATTATATGTAAGTGAGAAAGCCTTTGACGGAATGTCAAATCTCCAATTCTTACAAGTCAATGGTTATGGCGCTCCATTGCAATTAACCCGAGGTCTGAACTATTTGTCTCATAAACTTCGATTACTACATTGGAGTCATTTTCCAATGTCATGTTTTCCTTGCAATGTAAACTTGGAATTCCTTGTCGAACTAATCATGATTGGCAGCAAGCTTGAGAAGTTGTGGGAAGGAATTAAA CCGCTTCGAAGTCTCAAGTGGATGGATTTGAGTGATTCTGTAAACTTGAAGGAGCTTCCTAATCTCTCAACTGCCACTAACCTTGAGAAATTGTATTTACGTAATTGCTGGAGTCTAATCAAACTCCCTTGCTTGCCTGGaaaaagtatggaggaactagaTATAGGTGGATGCTCAAGTCTTGTGCAGTTTCCCTCCTTTACTGGGAATGCCGTTAATCTCCTCAAATTGAATCTTGTCAGTTTCCCAAATTTGGTGGAGCTCCCTTCATATGTTGGGAATGCCACCAACCTGGAGAATTTAAATCTTAGTAACTGCTCGCATCTGGTGGAACTTCCTCTCTCGTTTGGAAACCTGCAGAAGTTGCAGACACTGATATTAAAAGGATGCAGTAAGCTAGAGAATTTTCCCAACAACATCACCTTGGAATTTTTGAATGATCTTGATCTCGCTGGATGTTCAACTCTTGATCTCAGTGGATTCTCCACTATCGTAAATGTCGTCAATCTTCAGACATTGAATTTAAGCAGTCTACCACAATTGTTGGAGGTACCTTCCTTCGTTGGGAATGCCACTAATCTAGAGGACTTGATACTTAGTAATTGCTCAAATCTGGTGGAACTTCCTCTTTTCATTGGAAACCTTCAGAAGTTGAAAAGGCTGAGATTAGAAGGATGCAGTAAGCTAGAGATTCTTCCCACCAACATCAACTTGGAATCTTTGTTTGAACTTAATCTCAATGATTGCTCCATGTTAAAGTGTTTTCCTGAGATCTCCACAAACATTAGAAATCTCTACCTCATAGGAACTGCAATAGAACAAGTGCCTCCCTCGATCAGTTCATGGTCTCATCTTGATGAGTTGAAGATGTCATACTTTGAAAACCTCAAGGAATTCCCTCATGCTCTTGAAAGAATCACATGCATGTGCTTGACTGACACAGAGATACAAGAGCTTCCTCCATGGGTCAAGAAAATCTCTCGTCTGAGTGTATTCGTGCTCAAGGGATGCCGAAAGTTGGTAACACTCCCAGCCATTTCGGAGTCCATCCGTTACATGGATGCAAGTGACTGCAAGTCCCTGGAGATACTAGAGTGCTCCTTTCACAATCCACAGGCTTGGCTCCACCTTGCCAACTGCTTCAAACTGAATCAAGAAGCGAGAAACCTCATCATCCAGAATAGTTGTAGATATGCAGTCTTACCAGGTGGACAAGTGCCTCCACACTTCACTCACCGAGCTACTGGTGGAGGTCCATTGACAATCAAGTTGAACGAAAAGCCTCTTCCAAAGTACATGATATTTAAAGCTTGCATCTTGCTGGTTTATAAAGTTGACCATGACGCTTGCTCTGAAGTGAACTCGATGGAAGTGGATGTCATATATCAAAATAGCAATAAAAAGCTGTATCCGGCTTTAGCAGAGCATCTGTACATATTTCGAGTCGAAGCGGAGGTTACTTCCAGCGAGCTTTTCTTTGAGTTCAAGCTGAAAAGGGATGATGTTTGGAAGATAGGAGAATGTGGGCTAGTCCGAGACGTTGAGGTcccttcatgttga
- the LOC106429999 gene encoding E3 ubiquitin-protein ligase SP1-like — protein sequence MYLVAAAVCCGLGILIRFSSGSNKMTCQLLREAIPVNDLKGLGECLENKEIKKPIVVVRGTVGSTSTVDNSCLGVFIEETASLDIEKMNAFGSVIPESKTNFLSRKEVPWYLDDGTARVYVCNYQLAEGFYDTLKKYLSKEPVITYLKTFASDGKEKLIMVTDADCWKRQKVLEIGTDLTVVGTAMRDKDGAPTIADAYRFFNGHIELDDFVNYLESGLETGGNLSLYLIALSAVLVALNMLQTDADDI from the exons ATGTATCTTGTAGCTGCTGCTGTATGTTGCGGCCTTGGCATCCTAATCAGATTTTCAAGCGGCAGTAACAAGAT GACTTGTCAGCTTCTACGTGAAGCTATACCGGTGAATGACCTGAAAGGATTGG GGGAATGTCTTGAAAATAAGGAGATAAAAAAACCCATTGTTGTGGTGCGTGGAACAGTTGGATCAACCTCGACTGTGGATAACAGCTGTCTGGGAGTTTTCATCGAGGAAACG GCTTCACTTGATATTGAGAAGATGAATGCCTTTGGTTCAGTAATACCGGAATCTAAAACCAATTTCCTTAGCCGTAAGGAAGTTCCTTGgtatttg GATGATGGTACTGCTCGAGTGTATGTATGTAATTACCAACTTGCGGAAGGGTTTTAtgatacattaaaaaaatacttgTCTAAGGAACCAGTGATTACATACTTAAAAACCTTTGCTTCTGATGGAAAAGAAAAACTGATCATG gttaCTGATGCTGATTGTTGGAAGCGTCAGAAAGTTCTTGAGATTGGCACGGATTTGACCGTTGTTGGTACG GCTATGAGAGACAAAGATGGAGCTCCCACGATAGCAGACGCATATCGGTTCTTCAATGGACATATCGAACTTGACGATTTTGTTAATTATCTTGAATCAGGATTAGA GACTGGTGGGAATTTATCCTTATACTTAATAGCTCTGAGTGCGGTTTTGGTCGCTCTGAACATGTTGCAAACTGATGCAGATGACATCTGA